A genome region from Sceloporus undulatus isolate JIND9_A2432 ecotype Alabama chromosome 1, SceUnd_v1.1, whole genome shotgun sequence includes the following:
- the ODC1 gene encoding ornithine decarboxylase, whose amino-acid sequence MNGFSDEEFNFTFLDEGFTAKDIVDQKINEVSSSDDKDAFYVADLGDVLKKHLRWYKALPRVSPFYAVKCNDSIAVVKILAALGAGFDCASKTEIQLVQSAGVPPERIIYANPCKQVSQIKHAANNGVQMMTFDSEVELMKVARAHPKAKLVLRIATDDSKAVCRLSVKFGATLKTSRLLLERAKELDLDIIGVSFHVGSGCTDPETFVQAISDARCVFDMGAELGFSMYLLDIGGGFPGSEDVKLKFEEITNVINPALDKYFPSDSGVRIIAEPGRYYVASAFTLAVNIIAKKVVIKEQSGSDDEEEQNDKTLMYYVNDGVYGSFNCILYDHAHVKPVLQKRPKPDERYYSCSIWGPTCDGLDRIVERCAMPELQVGDWMLFENMGAYTVAAASTFNGFQRPTIHYVMSRPAWQLMEQIKEQGFQAEVEEQEVTLPLSCAWESGIEHYPAACASASINV is encoded by the exons ATGAACGGCTTCAGTGATGAAGAATTCAATTTTACTTTCCTTGACGAAGGCTTTACTGCAAAGGATATAGTAGaccaaaaaataaatgaagtttCTTCCTCG GATGATAAAGATGCATTCTATGTTGCTGACCTTGGAGATGTTTTGAAGAAGCATTTGCGGTGGTACAAAGCCCTCCCCAGAGTGTCTCCTTTCTATGCTGTCAAATGTAATGACAGCATAGCTGTAGTGAAGATTCTTGCTGCTCTTGGGGCAGGGTTTGATTGTGCGAGTAAA ACTGAAATACAGCTGGTCCAGAGTGCTGGTGTGCCTCCAGAGCGTATAATATATGCAAATCCTTGCAAGCAAGTTTCTCAAATTAAACATGCAGCAAATAATGGAGTGCAGATGATGACTTTTGATAGTGAAGTTGAACTGATGAAAGTTGCAAGAGCCCATCCAAAGGCAAA GCTGGTCTTGCGCATTGCGACAGATGATTCAAAGGCAGTTTGTCGCTTGAGTGTTAAATTTGGAGCCACACTAAAAACTAGCAGGTTGCTGCTTGAACGGGCAAAAGAACTTGATCTTGACATTATTGGAGTCAG TTTCCATGTTGGAAGTGGCTGTACAGATCCAGAAACGTTTGTGCAAGCAATTTCTGATGCCCGTTGTGTCTTTGATATGGGA GCGGAGCTTGGTTTTAGCATGTACTTACTTGATATTGGTGGTGGCTTTCCGGGGTCTGAAGATGTGAAGCTGAAGTTTGAAGAG ataacaaaTGTAATCAATCCTGCTCTGGACAAGTATTTTCCTTCTGATTCTGGAGTGAGAATTATTGCAGAGCCTGGCAGATACTATGTTGCTTCAGCTTTCACGCTAGCTGTTAACATAATTGCAAAGAAAGTTGTAATAAAGGAGCAAAGTGGATCTGATG ATGAAGAAGAACAGAATGACAAAACACTTATGTATTATGTAAATGATGGAGTATATGGATCTTTTAACTGCATCCTGTATGATCATGCGCATGTTAAGCCAGTTTTACAAAAG AGGCCTAAGCCAGATGAGAGATACTATTCCTGTAGCATATGGGGACCAACCTGTGATGGCCTAGATCGCATAGTGGAGCGCTGTGCCATGCCAGAGTTGCAAGTTGGAGACTggatgctgtttgaaaacatggGTGCTTACACTGTGGCAGCTGCTTCTACCTTCAATGGATTCCAAAGGCCAACAATACACTATGTGATGTCAAGGCCAGCGTG GCAATTGATGGAACAGATAAAGGAGCAAGGCTTTCAAGCAGAAGTGGAAGAGCAGGAAGTCACTTTGCCGCTGTCTTGTGCCTGGGAAAGTGGAATTGAGCACTATCCAGCAGCTTGTGCTTCGGCTAGCATTAATGTATAG